A part of Paenibacillus sp. IHBB 10380 genomic DNA contains:
- a CDS encoding TerC family protein has product METSVLAFLAALLNIVFLDLVLAGDNAIVIGLAARNLPTSTQKKAIFYGTAGAILLRIVATIIVVWLLDIPWLLLIGGILLVWIAYKLMTDDNDHTDVKAGQTLWTAVRTIIIADAAMGLDNVIAVAGAANHNILLVIIGLLISVPIVVWGSTLFIKLINRFPWIIYLGSAVLGYTASNMMTEEKMLATFFEHHTALRILFIVLVTGGVLLAGFMKIRSNQGKKSTAS; this is encoded by the coding sequence ATGGAGACATCAGTACTTGCTTTTCTTGCTGCATTACTTAATATTGTATTTCTAGATCTTGTTCTAGCTGGAGACAATGCCATTGTCATTGGTCTTGCAGCAAGAAATCTTCCAACATCTACACAGAAAAAGGCTATCTTTTATGGCACAGCTGGAGCCATTCTACTTAGAATTGTCGCAACGATTATTGTAGTCTGGTTATTAGATATCCCTTGGCTACTTCTCATAGGTGGAATTCTACTCGTCTGGATTGCTTACAAACTTATGACCGATGACAACGACCACACAGATGTCAAAGCAGGTCAGACTTTATGGACTGCTGTTCGCACCATTATTATTGCCGATGCAGCTATGGGTCTTGATAACGTCATTGCCGTTGCTGGAGCAGCGAATCACAATATCCTATTGGTCATTATTGGTCTACTTATTAGTGTACCAATTGTTGTGTGGGGTAGTACCTTGTTTATTAAATTAATCAATCGTTTTCCCTGGATTATTTATTTAGGATCAGCCGTACTTGGTTATACTGCCTCAAATATGATGACAGAGGAAAAGATGTTAGCTACTTTTTTTGAACATCATACCGCTCTTCGAATCCTCTTTATTGTATTGGTTACCGGAGGGGTACTTCTAGCAGGATTCATGAAAATTCGTTCAAATCAAGGAAAAAAATCTACAGCATCATAA
- a CDS encoding TerC family protein, with translation MEQIGVLLEILMINLVLSGDNAVVIAMASKDLPPKQRRLAVWWGSMGAVILRCGLTFAAVIMLKIPYVQALGGMLLLWIAFQLIFENKKDVKLDGNVSLWKAIRTILVADLVMSLDNVLAIAGVANGDLSLIVIGIAFSIPIVVFGSSIIVNWLHRYPVLIYIGAGILAYTAGDMMFQDVSFGHFLTSIWSELHLLLPISLAMIVMGAGTFKRMKSLKV, from the coding sequence GTGGAACAAATAGGTGTGCTCTTGGAAATCTTAATGATTAATCTAGTGTTGAGCGGAGATAACGCAGTTGTGATTGCAATGGCAAGTAAAGACTTACCTCCAAAGCAGCGGAGATTAGCTGTATGGTGGGGGTCTATGGGTGCCGTTATCTTGAGATGTGGATTGACTTTTGCGGCTGTGATCATGCTTAAAATTCCCTACGTTCAGGCTCTAGGGGGTATGTTGTTACTCTGGATTGCATTTCAACTTATATTTGAGAATAAGAAAGACGTCAAGTTAGATGGGAACGTATCCTTATGGAAAGCTATTCGTACCATATTAGTTGCAGATTTGGTCATGAGCTTAGATAACGTGCTGGCTATCGCAGGCGTGGCTAACGGTGACTTGTCCTTAATTGTGATTGGAATAGCATTTAGTATTCCGATTGTCGTGTTTGGTAGTAGTATCATTGTGAATTGGTTGCATCGTTATCCTGTCCTAATTTATATCGGAGCCGGAATATTGGCCTATACCGCTGGCGATATGATGTTTCAGGATGTAAGTTTTGGTCACTTTCTTACGTCGATATGGTCTGAACTGCACTTGCTATTACCTATATCTTTAGCGATGATCGTTATGGGAGCTGGAACGTTCAAGAGAATGAAGTCTCTTAAAGTATAG
- the typA gene encoding translational GTPase TypA — translation MQSRDQIRNIAIIAHVDHGKTTLVDQLLQQSGIFRDNETLQERAMDSNDLERERGITILAKNTAITYKEFTINIMDTPGHADFGGEVERIMKMVDGVLLVVDAYEGCMPQTKFVLRKALESNLTPIVVVNKIDRPAARPSEVIDEVLDLFIELEATDEQLNFPVVYASALNGTSSLDAEKQDETMLALYETIIEKIPAPTEKMDEPLQFLVTLMDYNEYMGRIAIGRINRGIIRQGQPVTVIMRDGKSKTARIEKLFGFQGLKRIEVEEAGAGDIVAIAGIKDINIGETIADPNNPEALPVLKIDEPTLQMTFVVNNSPFAGREGKWVTSRKLRERLYKELETDVSLRVDDTETPEAFIVSGRGELHLTILIENMRREGFELQVSKPSVIVREIDGVKSEPIERLMIDVPEESMGAVMESLGQRKAEMANMINNGSGNVRLEFLIPARGLIGYRTQFLTLTRGYGVMNHAFDSYGPVVSGQVGGRSKGVLVSSENGSSTLYAMMGIEDRGTLFVEPATEIYEGMIVGEHTRDSDIVVNVCKEKAVNNIRSANKEETVKMKTPIIFSMEQALEYLNDDELCEITPKSIRMRKKILNKSERERAEKNRKMANSN, via the coding sequence ATGCAATCAAGAGACCAGATTCGCAATATTGCGATTATAGCCCACGTTGACCACGGTAAAACGACACTTGTCGATCAACTACTGCAGCAATCGGGGATTTTTCGGGATAACGAAACACTGCAAGAACGCGCAATGGATTCCAATGACTTGGAACGTGAACGCGGCATTACCATATTGGCTAAGAACACAGCTATAACGTATAAAGAATTCACAATCAACATTATGGACACGCCAGGTCACGCTGACTTCGGTGGAGAAGTAGAACGTATCATGAAGATGGTTGACGGTGTATTGCTAGTCGTTGACGCTTATGAAGGTTGTATGCCGCAGACTAAGTTTGTACTGCGTAAAGCTTTGGAATCAAACTTAACACCGATCGTAGTCGTGAACAAAATCGACCGCCCGGCAGCACGCCCATCCGAAGTTATTGATGAAGTGCTTGATTTGTTCATCGAACTTGAAGCGACAGATGAGCAATTGAATTTCCCAGTTGTCTATGCTTCTGCATTGAACGGAACTTCAAGTTTAGATGCTGAGAAACAGGACGAAACGATGCTTGCATTGTATGAGACCATTATTGAAAAAATTCCAGCACCAACCGAGAAAATGGACGAACCTCTTCAATTTCTTGTAACGTTGATGGATTATAACGAATATATGGGCCGGATCGCTATTGGACGTATTAACCGTGGTATTATTCGCCAAGGTCAACCCGTAACAGTTATCATGCGTGATGGCAAAAGTAAAACAGCACGTATTGAGAAGCTTTTCGGCTTCCAAGGTTTGAAACGTATTGAAGTCGAAGAAGCCGGCGCTGGAGATATCGTAGCCATTGCGGGTATTAAAGATATCAACATCGGTGAAACTATTGCAGATCCGAATAATCCAGAAGCATTGCCTGTACTGAAAATTGATGAGCCTACACTACAGATGACTTTTGTTGTAAACAATAGTCCTTTTGCTGGTCGTGAAGGTAAATGGGTTACTTCCCGTAAATTACGTGAACGTCTTTATAAAGAATTAGAAACAGATGTTAGTTTAAGAGTAGATGATACTGAAACACCGGAAGCATTCATCGTTTCAGGTCGCGGTGAACTTCACCTTACGATTCTGATTGAGAACATGCGTCGTGAAGGATTTGAATTACAGGTTTCCAAACCTTCCGTTATCGTTAGAGAAATTGACGGTGTGAAGAGTGAGCCGATTGAACGTCTAATGATCGATGTTCCTGAAGAAAGTATGGGAGCAGTTATGGAGAGTCTTGGTCAACGTAAAGCAGAAATGGCTAACATGATCAATAACGGTTCAGGTAACGTGCGTTTGGAATTCCTTATTCCAGCTCGTGGACTAATCGGTTACCGTACTCAATTCCTTACACTAACTCGTGGATACGGTGTTATGAACCATGCTTTTGATAGCTATGGTCCTGTCGTATCTGGTCAAGTTGGTGGACGTTCGAAAGGTGTATTGGTTTCTAGTGAGAACGGAAGCTCTACATTATACGCTATGATGGGTATTGAAGATCGTGGTACTCTATTCGTAGAACCAGCTACTGAGATTTATGAAGGTATGATTGTTGGTGAGCATACGCGTGATAGTGATATCGTCGTTAACGTATGTAAAGAAAAAGCTGTAAACAACATTCGTTCTGCTAACAAAGAAGAAACAGTGAAAATGAAAACACCAATAATCTTCTCTATGGAACAAGCTTTGGAATACTTGAATGACGATGAATTATGTGAGATTACTCCTAAATCAATTCGTATGCGTAAGAAGATTTTGAATAAGAGTGAACGTGAACGTGCTGAGAAAAACCGCAAAATGGCAAACTCTAACTAA
- a CDS encoding YlaH-like family protein — MQVWFASHPIIAYLVIFVLITYVYNKVFRVHQKLPLLKEIILYVLMALGSGMLLIFQHDKLPIIQCLLVAVGLMLLVRIRYFVEGRQKKKTEASTKESLGSSERL, encoded by the coding sequence GTGCAAGTATGGTTTGCATCGCATCCGATTATTGCTTATCTTGTCATCTTTGTATTGATCACCTACGTGTATAACAAAGTATTTCGTGTTCATCAGAAATTACCGTTATTGAAAGAGATCATACTCTATGTATTGATGGCTTTAGGTTCCGGTATGTTGCTTATCTTTCAACATGATAAGCTACCGATCATTCAATGTCTGTTAGTTGCCGTTGGGCTAATGCTTCTAGTGCGTATTCGCTACTTTGTGGAAGGTCGGCAGAAGAAAAAGACAGAAGCCTCCACGAAGGAAAGTTTAGGATCAAGTGAACGATTATAG
- a CDS encoding LCP family protein gives MSPSNSQLPPRAKVGSKPQKKLPQKKKKKSPFKTFLKFMLIVIIVAVLAIAGYVGYLYLKADSTVLETGNNNPVAPEASAKVKPVTMLLLGTDYRPKTGTHLTDVMMIAAFNPDTKSATIVSIPRDTLIELNGYTQSKANSYYPKFLSQEKKSGLIATDEMKAMFSKYMDVPIDYATVINFQGFSDVVDALDGVDVNISMDMCYIDNADGTNINLKKGPAKLEGEDALGYVRYRKSSSGCKPRTKESDDFSRNQRQSEVLHSLIDQMQTLGGVTKIGKVLDAVADNMETDLEKDQLKNVIATYWNISKDNVKFMPVTGTWRSPYVYVDNEELSKAKQSLKNEIAGKSVESVDSSTDTTNP, from the coding sequence ATGAGTCCTAGCAATTCGCAACTGCCACCAAGGGCCAAAGTTGGCAGTAAGCCGCAAAAAAAACTACCGCAGAAGAAAAAAAAGAAAAGTCCTTTTAAAACCTTTTTGAAATTCATGCTTATTGTCATTATCGTGGCTGTGTTAGCGATTGCAGGATATGTGGGTTACTTGTATCTGAAAGCCGATAGTACAGTTCTAGAGACAGGAAATAATAATCCAGTAGCTCCTGAAGCATCAGCAAAAGTAAAGCCTGTGACAATGCTTCTACTAGGTACGGATTACCGTCCAAAGACAGGAACGCATTTAACTGACGTTATGATGATAGCGGCTTTTAATCCTGACACGAAGTCGGCAACCATAGTTTCGATTCCGCGTGATACATTAATTGAATTGAATGGATATACTCAGAGTAAGGCTAATTCTTATTATCCTAAATTCTTGAGCCAAGAGAAGAAATCAGGATTAATAGCTACGGATGAGATGAAAGCGATGTTTAGCAAATATATGGACGTACCTATTGATTATGCTACGGTTATTAATTTCCAAGGCTTCAGTGATGTGGTGGATGCGCTGGACGGTGTGGACGTAAATATAAGCATGGACATGTGTTATATTGATAATGCTGATGGAACGAACATTAATCTCAAAAAAGGGCCTGCTAAGCTTGAGGGTGAAGACGCACTTGGTTATGTAAGATATCGTAAGTCAAGTTCAGGCTGTAAGCCGAGAACCAAAGAATCCGATGACTTTAGTCGTAACCAGCGTCAGAGCGAAGTTCTACACTCATTAATTGATCAGATGCAAACATTAGGTGGCGTGACCAAAATTGGTAAAGTGCTTGATGCCGTAGCTGATAACATGGAGACCGATTTAGAAAAAGATCAGCTGAAAAATGTAATTGCAACCTATTGGAATATATCTAAGGATAATGTGAAGTTTATGCCTGTGACTGGAACATGGCGAAGCCCTTATGTCTATGTTGATAATGAAGAACTGTCTAAAGCTAAACAGTCATTGAAGAATGAGATTGCTGGGAAGTCTGTAGAATCAGTAGATAGCAGTACAGATACAACAAATCCTTAA
- a CDS encoding pyridoxamine 5'-phosphate oxidase family protein, with protein MSEAVTQMTDNLLSQLQSETFVLLSTVDAETGGPTSSAISWIYALNASTLRLAIDHRSRLVENIKRNPMVTITVFGEGTVHAINGRAIVACDLLPDVPFRMCCFDISIEAVRNALFYGAQLSAAPQYVKTYDRRASEKLDGQVFSAMQKA; from the coding sequence ATGTCCGAAGCTGTCACACAAATGACTGACAACTTATTATCACAGTTACAATCCGAAACTTTTGTACTCTTAAGCACTGTTGATGCAGAGACCGGAGGACCAACCTCTAGCGCTATTTCGTGGATTTATGCTTTGAATGCTTCCACATTACGTCTCGCGATTGATCATCGTTCACGATTAGTCGAGAATATCAAACGTAATCCGATGGTGACAATTACGGTATTTGGAGAAGGAACAGTACATGCCATTAATGGTAGGGCTATTGTTGCTTGTGACTTATTACCTGATGTTCCATTCAGAATGTGCTGCTTCGACATTAGTATAGAAGCTGTGCGAAACGCCTTGTTTTATGGCGCGCAGCTCTCTGCTGCTCCTCAATACGTCAAAACATATGACCGTCGTGCTTCAGAAAAGTTGGACGGACAAGTATTTTCTGCCATGCAAAAAGCCTAG
- a CDS encoding YhcN/YlaJ family sporulation lipoprotein, which yields MRTYLTLMLMLSLLTSCGTASKDASPSPQSKPAPNTIHQQNQRSNQLSVKSNNKTEQDLSVKEHLETIAKRVRGVSNAHCVVMGNTVVVGIDVDGHLSRSRVGTIKYSVAEALRKDPRGMNAIVTADMDLSHRIAQLGNHIKKGQPISGFSSELADIVGRIIPQLPKDVKPQQNNPSTKNLTTPTNKNR from the coding sequence ATGAGAACATATTTAACCTTAATGCTTATGCTCTCTCTGCTGACTAGCTGTGGTACGGCATCGAAGGACGCATCACCCTCTCCTCAAAGTAAACCTGCACCGAACACGATCCATCAGCAAAACCAACGATCGAACCAGTTATCTGTGAAATCTAACAACAAAACAGAGCAAGATCTATCTGTAAAAGAACATCTTGAAACAATTGCCAAAAGAGTACGTGGAGTCAGTAATGCTCATTGTGTCGTCATGGGTAATACCGTTGTTGTAGGTATTGATGTAGATGGTCACTTAAGTCGTTCTCGTGTAGGAACAATCAAGTATTCGGTTGCTGAGGCGCTTCGTAAAGATCCACGTGGTATGAACGCCATAGTCACTGCAGATATGGATTTATCTCACCGAATTGCTCAATTGGGCAATCACATTAAAAAAGGACAACCTATATCAGGATTTTCCTCCGAGCTAGCAGATATTGTCGGACGGATCATTCCACAGCTACCTAAGGATGTCAAACCCCAACAAAATAATCCATCCACCAAAAACTTAACTACACCAACCAACAAAAATCGATGA
- a CDS encoding PhoH family protein, with protein sequence MKKIYVLDTNVLLHDPNSIFTFDEHDVVIPAVVLEEIDSKKRNADEIGRNARTVSRLLDGLREQGHLHSGVKLANGGRLKVELNHRSFVKVQEMFGEVSNDNRILAVGLNYQFEEDQKSEPCPVVIVSKDVLVRIKADVLGLITQDYLTDRTGSLSELYNGYSTIRVHPSVIDEFYNCRFLSIQSLQLSYPLYSHEFVILKDELGSTKSAILKVNAEATRLEPLYLCNEPIWGLNARNAQQRMALELLLNDDIPLVTITGKAGTGKTLIALAAGLSKVEDEHKYKKLLIARPVVPMGKDIGYLPGEKEEKLRPWMQPIYDNLEFLFDTKRSGDIDKILMGLGSIQVEALTYIRGRSIPSQFIIIDEAQNLSRHEVKTIVSRAGEGSKVILMGDPEQIDHPYLDAASNGLSYIVEKFKEEQISGHITLEKGERSKLAQLAADLL encoded by the coding sequence ATGAAAAAGATTTATGTATTAGATACTAACGTGCTGCTGCACGATCCGAATTCCATATTTACCTTTGATGAACATGATGTTGTTATACCAGCTGTAGTGCTGGAAGAGATTGATTCGAAGAAAAGAAATGCGGATGAAATTGGTCGTAATGCGCGTACAGTATCAAGGCTACTAGATGGACTCCGAGAACAAGGACACTTGCACAGTGGCGTGAAGCTGGCAAATGGGGGGAGACTCAAGGTCGAGCTGAATCACCGTAGTTTTGTTAAGGTGCAAGAAATGTTCGGTGAGGTATCGAATGATAATCGGATTTTAGCGGTTGGACTTAATTATCAGTTTGAAGAAGATCAGAAATCAGAGCCTTGTCCCGTTGTTATTGTAAGTAAAGATGTGCTGGTACGAATTAAGGCTGATGTTCTGGGTTTAATAACGCAGGATTATCTTACAGATCGTACGGGCAGTCTTAGTGAATTATATAATGGTTACTCTACGATTAGGGTTCACCCCTCAGTCATTGATGAGTTCTATAATTGCCGTTTCTTATCTATTCAATCATTACAGTTATCGTATCCTCTGTATTCGCATGAATTTGTTATTCTTAAAGATGAATTGGGTAGCACGAAGTCTGCTATATTGAAGGTAAATGCTGAGGCTACAAGGCTAGAACCTCTGTATTTATGTAATGAACCTATCTGGGGGCTTAATGCACGAAATGCTCAACAACGGATGGCATTAGAACTGCTATTGAATGATGATATCCCACTGGTGACCATTACAGGTAAGGCCGGGACAGGGAAGACACTGATTGCATTAGCAGCGGGTCTTTCGAAAGTGGAGGATGAACATAAATATAAGAAGCTACTGATTGCACGTCCTGTAGTTCCGATGGGTAAAGATATTGGATATCTACCGGGAGAGAAGGAAGAGAAGCTAAGACCGTGGATGCAACCTATTTACGATAATTTAGAATTTCTGTTCGATACAAAACGGTCCGGGGATATTGATAAAATATTAATGGGACTAGGTAGCATTCAAGTGGAAGCTCTCACGTATATAAGGGGGAGATCTATCCCTTCTCAATTTATTATCATTGATGAAGCGCAGAATCTTTCACGCCATGAAGTCAAGACTATTGTGTCTCGGGCAGGTGAAGGCAGTAAAGTTATCTTGATGGGAGATCCTGAACAAATTGACCATCCTTATCTTGATGCTGCAAGTAATGGGTTAAGCTACATTGTAGAGAAATTTAAGGAAGAACAAATTAGTGGTCATATTACGTTGGAAAAGGGAGAACGTTCCAAATTAGCGCAGTTAGCTGCAGATTTGCTATAA
- a CDS encoding ABC transporter substrate-binding protein — MMKRKNYWFLFAVLLLSLTSLSPSLDFAYNNKLNDTKDPSRLLSPDSPDLTMNQQPIQITVQLSAEDFAQLQQKNEGFMRVTGIQTELSNIALDSNKLVDSLALGEGPDVMLVNSEDMYSLATKGYLLPVESYRKHSPESNGLSAILSLMEWNGYQWGTPYDMDPYVLLWQPLALEALGFHQPPKTVQEWNDLLEKYQESKGEYLLAIESEQPYGLATLLGEVGGDISNPEDESLNWIEQALPYMYIMDKHIEEWKEMTKESVPLVISPYSNAAVVQKRGMLLELSDNVYAKHPILLRSRSLAVSSHSVLPEQAAEWIAYMTSPTTQMEWLKATHRLPVLTSLYNHSSSSSIVLSITLNKLLENSEEVNTKSIQSNDLSTLTDNVDQLLKGLITKKEFKDNIRANESIN, encoded by the coding sequence ATGATGAAGCGTAAAAATTATTGGTTCTTATTTGCTGTTCTCTTGCTATCCTTAACTAGTTTATCACCAAGTCTTGATTTCGCTTACAATAATAAATTAAATGACACCAAAGATCCATCACGTCTCTTATCTCCAGATTCACCTGATCTAACTATGAATCAACAACCCATTCAGATAACGGTACAATTATCAGCAGAAGATTTTGCACAGCTTCAGCAGAAAAATGAAGGTTTCATGCGAGTTACAGGAATTCAAACTGAGCTTTCTAATATTGCCTTAGATTCTAATAAGTTAGTTGACTCTTTAGCACTGGGTGAAGGTCCTGATGTGATGTTAGTAAATAGTGAAGACATGTATTCATTAGCGACAAAGGGATATTTACTTCCAGTAGAATCTTATCGCAAACACTCACCAGAGAGTAATGGACTGAGCGCAATACTTTCATTAATGGAGTGGAATGGCTATCAATGGGGAACTCCTTACGATATGGATCCCTATGTACTGCTATGGCAGCCTCTGGCATTAGAGGCATTAGGATTTCATCAGCCACCTAAGACCGTGCAGGAGTGGAATGATCTACTGGAAAAGTATCAAGAATCCAAGGGTGAATATCTACTTGCCATTGAATCTGAGCAACCTTATGGCTTAGCCACTTTATTAGGGGAAGTTGGGGGAGATATTTCGAATCCAGAGGATGAGTCTTTGAACTGGATTGAACAGGCATTGCCTTATATGTATATCATGGATAAGCATATAGAGGAATGGAAGGAGATGACCAAAGAGAGTGTTCCATTGGTTATATCTCCATATTCAAATGCAGCTGTAGTACAAAAGCGGGGGATGCTTCTAGAGCTATCGGACAATGTCTACGCTAAACATCCTATTCTTCTGCGGAGTCGCTCTTTGGCTGTTTCTTCACACTCAGTTCTACCTGAACAGGCAGCAGAATGGATTGCTTATATGACGTCTCCTACGACTCAAATGGAGTGGTTAAAGGCTACTCATCGTTTGCCGGTTCTGACATCTCTCTATAATCATTCTTCGTCCTCATCTATAGTTTTATCTATTACTTTGAATAAATTGTTGGAGAATAGTGAAGAGGTAAATACTAAATCTATTCAAAGTAATGATCTAAGCACGCTGACTGACAATGTAGATCAACTTCTTAAGGGCTTAATCACGAAGAAGGAATTTAAAGATAATATAAGAGCAAATGAGAGCATCAATTGA
- a CDS encoding DUF2626 family protein produces MGRMFRVLGFFTLVIGLMAFAGNMTEMALLFFLQTAFFVILGYLKFTERTYILLFWGYMIVTFTGFSYWTIFEMGLPL; encoded by the coding sequence GTGGGACGCATGTTTCGAGTTCTAGGTTTCTTCACGCTTGTAATTGGGCTAATGGCATTTGCCGGAAATATGACTGAAATGGCTCTGTTGTTCTTTTTACAGACTGCATTTTTTGTCATTTTAGGTTATCTGAAATTTACGGAAAGAACCTACATACTTCTCTTTTGGGGCTATATGATCGTGACTTTCACCGGTTTTAGCTATTGGACGATCTTTGAAATGGGATTGCCGTTATAA
- a CDS encoding RsfA family transcriptional regulator: MTAVRQDAWSVEDDLILAEVTLRHIREGGTQLSAFEEVGERIGRTSAACGFRWNSCVRKKYEEAISIAKAQRQKRSYYKKQPSAAGLQLASLTTTDDDLGYFKVDGASEETLSMDAVIRFLRQWKGTVQENSRQLKMLEKELREKDDELDQLRVLNERLSKQVNAVQTDYRVVNDDYRALIQIMDRARRLSFLNEEEEENKTRFKMDANGNLERME; encoded by the coding sequence ATGACAGCAGTGAGACAAGATGCATGGAGTGTAGAAGATGACCTTATATTGGCTGAAGTAACTTTACGCCATATTCGTGAAGGTGGCACACAATTGTCAGCTTTCGAGGAGGTAGGAGAGAGAATTGGAAGAACCTCAGCGGCATGTGGATTCCGTTGGAATAGTTGTGTACGTAAAAAGTACGAAGAAGCCATTAGCATTGCCAAAGCACAGCGCCAAAAACGGAGCTACTATAAGAAGCAACCGTCGGCAGCGGGATTACAGTTGGCAAGTTTGACGACAACAGATGATGATCTTGGTTATTTTAAGGTCGATGGAGCGAGTGAAGAAACCTTATCTATGGATGCTGTCATACGATTCCTCAGACAGTGGAAAGGAACGGTTCAAGAGAATAGTCGTCAATTAAAAATGCTCGAGAAGGAGCTTCGTGAGAAGGATGATGAACTAGATCAACTTCGGGTTCTAAATGAGAGATTGTCTAAACAAGTGAATGCAGTACAGACGGATTACAGAGTCGTTAATGATGATTACAGAGCTTTAATTCAGATTATGGATCGCGCGAGACGCTTGTCTTTCTTGAATGAGGAAGAGGAAGAGAACAAAACGCGATTCAAAATGGATGCTAATGGTAACTTGGAACGAATGGAATAG
- a CDS encoding ketopantoate reductase family protein, protein MKIDIIGGGALGLLYGGKLATAGNEVRIWCRSEQQVLQLHQQGLYIRSADEMADQHLNVPSIQMDTLARFVDTWEQKPGNWVFLMTKQRDVKEACATSLAQLSQQSLRETYGVLCFQNGTGHVPLIRSILPEWHIYSVITTEAAKRIALNVVLHTGQGQTWIGESSKKNDTNLTRAVSVQKYEQRLNQEFQKAGFASVMSNEIEKHIYRKLLINAVINPLTALWRIPNGELLASEARIELMKELFLEGTAVYDANGINWNSNLWDQIVDVCRSTSGNTSSMLKDVLEGSPTEIRWINGGIVAMAEKVGYQANTHKLIMKLIEGMRVKEE, encoded by the coding sequence ATGAAAATAGATATTATTGGTGGAGGTGCACTAGGTTTGCTATATGGAGGCAAGTTGGCTACAGCTGGCAATGAAGTGCGTATATGGTGCCGAAGTGAACAGCAAGTACTGCAATTACACCAACAGGGGCTATATATTCGAAGTGCCGATGAAATGGCAGATCAGCATTTGAACGTTCCTTCAATTCAAATGGATACACTTGCTCGATTCGTGGATACTTGGGAGCAAAAACCAGGTAATTGGGTGTTTTTAATGACGAAGCAAAGGGATGTGAAAGAGGCATGTGCAACTTCGCTGGCACAATTGAGTCAGCAATCGCTCCGCGAGACGTACGGTGTTCTTTGCTTCCAAAATGGGACGGGACACGTCCCGTTAATTCGTTCTATATTACCTGAGTGGCATATATATTCGGTCATTACGACAGAGGCGGCTAAAAGAATAGCTTTAAATGTTGTACTTCATACAGGCCAAGGGCAGACATGGATAGGTGAATCTTCAAAGAAGAATGATACAAATTTAACTAGGGCTGTAAGTGTACAAAAGTATGAGCAACGTTTAAACCAGGAATTTCAAAAAGCAGGATTTGCAAGTGTTATGTCGAATGAAATCGAGAAGCATATTTACCGGAAATTATTAATTAATGCTGTAATAAATCCGTTGACTGCCCTTTGGAGAATTCCAAATGGTGAATTGCTCGCATCTGAAGCAAGAATTGAGCTTATGAAGGAATTATTCTTAGAAGGTACTGCGGTATATGATGCCAATGGTATTAACTGGAATAGCAATTTGTGGGATCAGATTGTAGATGTATGCAGATCTACTTCGGGTAATACGTCCTCTATGTTGAAAGATGTGCTTGAAGGCAGCCCTACGGAAATTAGATGGATTAACGGTGGCATCGTTGCTATGGCTGAGAAGGTGGGATACCAGGCAAATACCCACAAGCTCATCATGAAATTGATTGAAGGAATGAGAGTGAAGGAGGAGTGA
- a CDS encoding DUF3397 domain-containing protein, with product MFSILPFVPFLLVYFVHYRWMNNKNTALLLAMDVTTAFLILSVSALFNNIFNTGFGFYLILLLLLIAVGLVGGAQNRIKGGVDLKRMGRAVWRMTFVLMSTSYILFAIIGLIRYIFKSM from the coding sequence GTGTTTAGCATTTTGCCATTCGTTCCATTTTTGTTAGTATATTTTGTGCACTATAGGTGGATGAATAACAAGAACACAGCTTTATTGTTAGCGATGGATGTCACAACGGCTTTTCTTATTTTATCCGTTTCTGCACTATTTAATAATATATTTAATACGGGGTTTGGATTTTACCTCATTTTGCTTTTACTATTGATTGCAGTAGGTCTAGTAGGAGGAGCTCAGAATCGGATCAAGGGTGGAGTAGATTTAAAGAGAATGGGTAGAGCAGTATGGCGTATGACCTTTGTATTGATGAGTACAAGCTATATTTTATTTGCAATAATAGGATTAATTAGATACATATTCAAGTCTATGTGA